The genome window TCAACTGTTTCATTTGTTGGTTCGGCTTCTTCGGCTGCCTCTTCAACTACTTCTTCAACCACCTCTTCAACCACTTCATTTATTGGTTCAGGTTCTTCAATATATATAGGAATATTTCCATCTCCAGCAACCATTACTAACGTGTCTCGTGCTCCAGGAACTGCTCCTTTTATTGAAAGTATATTATTCTCCGTATCAACAGATACAACTTCTAAACCTTTTGTGGTAATGGTTTCATTTCCATAGTGTCCTGCCATTCGTTTCCCTTTAAATACCCTACCTGGAGTTGATCCCGCACCAACTGAACCAGGTGCTCTCCATCTATCTGACTGACCATGGGTTTTAGGCCCACCATGAAACCCATGCCGTTTCATTCCCCCTGCGAACCCTCTTCCTTTAGAATTTGCAGTAACTCGTATAATTTCACCTACAGAAAACATTTGGACATTTAACAATTGGCCTACTTGTAATTCGTCAAGCTCTTCGACCCTTATTTCCCTTAGGTATTTAAAATTACCTGTTCTTTGTAAATGGCCCGAAGTTGGTTTATTTGCCTTTTTTAAAGTTTCGTATCCGATTTGAATAGCATTGTATCCATCATTGCTTTGAGTTTTTATTTGAGTTATAACACATGGGCCTGCTTGAACCAAAGTCACAGGCTGAACTTCCCCCTTTTCAGAAAAAGTTTGTGTCATACCTATTTTTTTTCCTATAATACCCTTCATTGTTATACCTTTATTGATATATCTACACCAGCTGGCATATTTAGTCTTGTTAAAGCGTCTATTGTTTTAGAAGACGGATTTAATATATCGATTAATCTTTTATGTGTTCTCATTTCAAAATGTTCACGAGATTTTTTATCCACCATAGGGGATCTAATAACACAAAATCTTTTAATAGTTGTAGGTAATGGTATAGGCCCTGCAACTGAAGCGCCCACTCTTTCAGCGCTTTCAACTATATGTTCTGCAGATTGATCCAAAATTCTATGGTCAAACCCTTTGAGTATAATTCTCATTCTTTGTCTATTTGTTTGTTGTTGTGTTGTTACCATGATTAGCCCTTTTTAATTAACCTTGTGCGAGTAATTCTTCTCTTATGTTTTCTGGAACTTCGGAATAATGATCAAACTCCATGGAATAACTAGCTCTTCCCTGTGTTGCAGAACGAAGGTCTGTTGCATATCCAAACATTTGGCCTAAAGGAACATGGGCCTTTAAAATTTGAGCATCATTTTGGGCTTCCATGTTTTGTATCTGGGCTCTTCTGGAATTCAAATCACTCAATACGTCTCCCATATGTTCTTCAGGAGTAGTTACCTCTATACCCATTATAGGTTCAAGTAACTGTGGATTTGCTTTTGATATTGCGGCTTTAACACCCATTGAACCTGCCATTTTAAAAGCCATTTCAGATGAGTCAACATCGTGAAAACTGCCATCAAAAAGAGTTACTTTTATATCTACAACAGGATATCCACCTAATGTGCCATTCGTTAATGCTTCTTTAACGCCTGCTTGAACAGATGGGATGTATTCTCTAGGAATTTTTCCCCCAACGATTTTATTATCGAACTCAAAGCCTTCGCCTTCGGGTAGGGGTTCTATTTCTAAAACGACATGCCCATATTGACCTCGACCTCCACTTTGTCTAACAAACCTACCTTCAGCAGTAGCTTTTTTCTTTATAGCTTCTCGATAAGAAACTCTAGGCTTGCCCAGATTAGCATCAACACTAAATTCCCGTTTAAGTCTTTCAACTAAAACTTCTATATGAAGTTCTCCCATACCAGAAACAATAGTTTGGGCTGTTTCTTCATCATATTTTGTTTGAAAAGTTGGATCTTCTTCAGCTAATTTGATAAGTCCATCTGT of SAR202 cluster bacterium contains these proteins:
- the rpsJ gene encoding 30S ribosomal protein S10; the protein is MVTTQQQTNRQRMRIILKGFDHRILDQSAEHIVESAERVGASVAGPIPLPTTIKRFCVIRSPMVDKKSREHFEMRTHKRLIDILNPSSKTIDALTRLNMPAGVDISIKV
- a CDS encoding 50S ribosomal protein L3, whose product is MKGIIGKKIGMTQTFSEKGEVQPVTLVQAGPCVITQIKTQSNDGYNAIQIGYETLKKANKPTSGHLQRTGNFKYLREIRVEELDELQVGQLLNVQMFSVGEIIRVTANSKGRGFAGGMKRHGFHGGPKTHGQSDRWRAPGSVGAGSTPGRVFKGKRMAGHYGNETITTKGLEVVSVDTENNILSIKGAVPGARDTLVMVAGDGNIPIYIEEPEPINEVVEEVVEEVVEEAAEEAEPTNETVEEVVEEATEEAEPTNEAVEEVVEEATEEAEPTNEAEER